A single region of the Alteriqipengyuania flavescens genome encodes:
- a CDS encoding GCN5-related N-acetyltransferase, with translation MNRTDLEARSFALTREDMPAAAYARGWPVRFDHCFQRILLDHAAGGPWRKTIAAPAYRNATDAQLKAEVELGEEALSGEADLAALNRQSLAWRGKLRD, from the coding sequence ATGAACCGCACCGATCTGGAGGCGCGCTCGTTTGCGCTGACCCGCGAGGACATGCCAGCCGCGGCCTATGCGCGCGGCTGGCCCGTGCGGTTCGACCATTGCTTCCAGCGCATCCTGTTGGACCACGCGGCTGGCGGGCCGTGGCGCAAAACGATCGCTGCGCCGGCCTATCGCAACGCCACCGACGCGCAGCTGAAGGCGGAGGTGGAGTTGGGTGAAGAAGCGTTGTCGGGCGAGGCCGACCTGGCCGCGCTTAACCGCCAGTCGCTCGCATGGCGGGGGAAGCTGCGGGACTAG
- a CDS encoding lysozyme, translating to MNPQNARQLAADHAAFSAHGKATARRRRSKRETLKIALRRVRDEPSALLSGFKPTKPAANGGQRLSKSSLLLAVGALSVAAGSLPADLTHNAQAPVSDAMFQDAENVRKHTNDLRASNALKEALLEEEGVRYTVYRDVAGYPTVGVGHLVTAADGLRVGDTITKEQALAFLDKDIRVAEVGARRLAGDTKFHQHEFDALVDLVYNVGIGNVSSAKSPQLNAAINAADYPAIAEELDYTNAGGNTYKGLEHRSDRRANIFVDADYADPREA from the coding sequence ATGAACCCGCAAAACGCCCGCCAACTCGCCGCCGACCATGCCGCTTTCAGCGCGCATGGCAAGGCGACGGCAAGGCGCAGGCGGAGCAAGCGGGAGACCCTGAAGATCGCACTACGCAGGGTGCGGGACGAACCGTCCGCCCTGCTTTCCGGTTTCAAGCCCACCAAACCGGCTGCCAACGGGGGCCAGAGGCTCAGCAAGAGTTCGCTTCTGCTTGCGGTCGGCGCCCTATCGGTTGCAGCCGGCTCGTTGCCCGCAGACCTGACGCACAACGCGCAGGCTCCGGTCAGCGACGCGATGTTCCAGGACGCGGAGAATGTGCGCAAGCACACCAATGACTTGCGCGCGAGCAATGCGCTAAAAGAGGCGCTGCTCGAAGAAGAAGGCGTTCGCTACACCGTCTATCGCGACGTGGCAGGCTATCCGACCGTGGGCGTGGGCCATCTCGTCACCGCTGCGGACGGCCTGAGGGTCGGCGACACGATCACCAAGGAACAGGCGCTGGCCTTCCTCGACAAGGACATTCGCGTGGCAGAGGTCGGTGCGCGCAGGCTGGCGGGCGATACCAAGTTCCACCAGCATGAATTCGACGCGCTGGTGGACCTGGTGTATAACGTCGGCATCGGCAACGTCTCGTCGGCGAAGAGCCCGCAACTCAACGCGGCGATCAATGCCGCCGATTACCCGGCGATTGCCGAAGAACTGGACTACACGAATGCCGGCGGGAACACGTACAAGGGCCTCGAGCACCGCAGTGACAGGCGCGCAAACATCTTCGTGGATGCCGATTATGCCGACCCGCGCGAAGCGTAG
- a CDS encoding surface lipoprotein assembly modifier — MQVTAAQLFEFAEQAKAQGDFATAASAYEALANDPDQSIRSEARFRHAIMLADRQGRYADAAVLFRRILDDEPDQARVRLELARMQAMLGNRDEAARELRAVQTADLPPQVARQVRFYQQALSGRKPFGASIELALAPDSNINRATQSDTLGTIIGDFDLSEDAQETSGIGLSARAQTYGRIGLRNDTDLLLRLSGSGRAYEKSQFNDYSLALQAGPEMVLGKAWRVDLAALGGLRWFGGELYSRTLGVTSTVTHAVDPRTQLRLQGSATQEDDRLNDLRDARRAQLSLGLDRAFSQRSGGGVRLSGDRRMANDPGYSTASGGLDLYAFREIGRTTAVVRGGYERLEADRRLFLYPERRKDDRFDISLSGTFRALTFEGLAPLLRVSYERNLSTVEIYDYRRVAAEIGITAAF, encoded by the coding sequence GTGCAGGTCACGGCGGCCCAGCTGTTCGAATTTGCGGAGCAAGCCAAGGCGCAGGGCGACTTCGCCACCGCCGCCTCGGCTTACGAGGCGCTGGCGAACGACCCTGACCAGTCGATCCGCAGCGAGGCCCGGTTCCGCCACGCAATCATGCTGGCCGACCGGCAGGGCCGCTATGCCGATGCCGCGGTCCTGTTCCGCCGGATCCTGGACGACGAGCCCGACCAGGCGCGCGTGCGGCTGGAACTGGCGCGGATGCAGGCGATGCTGGGCAACCGGGACGAGGCCGCGCGCGAACTCCGCGCCGTGCAGACCGCCGACCTGCCGCCGCAAGTCGCCCGGCAGGTGCGCTTCTACCAGCAGGCACTGAGCGGGCGGAAACCCTTTGGCGCGAGCATCGAGCTGGCGCTGGCGCCCGACAGCAACATCAACCGCGCGACCCAGTCCGATACGCTCGGCACTATCATCGGCGATTTCGACCTGAGCGAGGATGCGCAGGAAACCAGCGGCATCGGCCTGTCGGCGCGCGCCCAGACCTATGGCCGGATCGGCCTGCGGAACGACACGGACCTTCTGCTGCGGCTGAGCGGCAGTGGCAGGGCTTATGAAAAGAGCCAGTTCAACGATTATTCCCTGGCGCTGCAGGCGGGGCCGGAGATGGTGCTGGGCAAGGCGTGGCGGGTCGACCTGGCCGCGCTGGGCGGGCTGCGCTGGTTCGGCGGCGAGCTCTATTCGCGTACGCTCGGCGTAACGTCCACAGTGACTCACGCCGTCGATCCGCGCACCCAGCTGCGGCTGCAAGGCAGCGCCACGCAGGAGGACGACCGCCTCAACGACCTGCGCGACGCGCGCCGGGCGCAGCTGTCGCTCGGCCTCGACCGCGCGTTCTCGCAGCGCAGCGGGGGCGGCGTGCGCCTGTCGGGCGACCGGCGCATGGCGAACGATCCGGGCTACTCCACCGCCAGCGGAGGGCTCGACCTCTATGCCTTCCGCGAAATCGGCCGCACTACGGCGGTCGTGCGTGGCGGGTACGAGCGGCTGGAGGCGGACCGGCGGCTGTTCCTCTACCCCGAACGGCGCAAGGACGACCGCTTCGACATCAGCCTGTCCGGCACCTTCCGCGCCCTGACTTTCGAAGGTCTCGCGCCCCTGTTGCGGGTTTCATACGAAAGGAACCTGTCGACAGTCGAGATTTACGATTATCGACGTGTTGCAGCGGAGATCGGGATCACCGCCGCGTTCTGA
- a CDS encoding transferrin-binding protein-like solute binding protein, producing the protein MGTYPKSGATPTFALRQGAASLAFDAASGSWTITANGKTLTFTSADFDASQSNSSIATYRKGDGTTTDFLSITRDGQSGNFTYKYVGSAFWQRIVDGTNSVEGSFDAFVFGFPTANTAIPTGGAFYDITVTGALGLQDNLYGYTGEGEMIVDFGNGGLFFDALIPDSANGPATLQGSGRITSGVNEFFGTLALISSENFAGTFSGQFFGPSAQEVGATYQAQRASDGAITVGTIMGRSTGAGGGNTSFANLTSGQFFNGEARYVEFDANGKSGPATITGSGEADFRVGYTTQQGGLYHFFRPQRTVAKFMPDDSGPQTLIQAYAGSFQSDSSQGWLQYGYMDYISPGRWVYKDGDNYRFDEFIFGFDTSAANLPTGEAGYRVDLGGTAFLSGQTPFALTGQGSIAVDFASGMLNGSGAIRNYDTFATIGTWNGSGAIGSGTSDFAGAWNVTGENGAPDMTGDWSGGLFGPAAEEIGATYSASAADGSRIAGVIYGDRDDGVIAAGTPLADLTTRTTFDLSPTATREDRGGGEYSLSRGSTLVTYDPATDTYSIAKDPNAGNFGYDSMDVQFSETRRVDAESSDSYIVYRKNGDELRVLNFRSDNPVIDLTYVTFAEVTQRTTDFGGNALTNRYWSVWGDRTPDGNMPRSGSASYSGVVAGGGYVQNYSNDARIYGTLDMTVRFGDSSFLASMGLVAADRDGTLANMQLGTFDFEGNLFNAQFSGARNDTEYSYSIDGWFYGPAADELGGAFDLRRDNATDLPGIDINGVFVGERN; encoded by the coding sequence GTGGGGACTTATCCCAAGTCCGGCGCAACGCCGACCTTTGCCCTGCGCCAGGGTGCAGCCAGCCTCGCCTTCGACGCGGCAAGCGGATCATGGACGATCACCGCCAACGGCAAGACGCTGACCTTCACCTCCGCCGATTTCGATGCGAGCCAGAGCAATTCCTCGATCGCGACGTACCGCAAGGGGGATGGCACCACGACCGACTTCCTCAGCATCACGCGCGACGGGCAGAGCGGCAATTTCACCTATAAATACGTCGGCAGCGCCTTCTGGCAGCGGATCGTCGACGGCACGAACAGCGTGGAAGGAAGTTTCGACGCTTTCGTCTTCGGCTTCCCCACCGCCAACACGGCGATCCCCACCGGCGGGGCGTTCTACGACATCACCGTCACCGGCGCGCTCGGCCTGCAGGACAACCTGTATGGCTACACCGGGGAGGGCGAAATGATCGTCGACTTCGGCAACGGCGGCCTGTTCTTCGATGCGTTGATTCCGGACAGCGCAAACGGCCCGGCCACCTTGCAAGGCAGCGGCCGGATCACCAGCGGCGTGAACGAATTTTTCGGAACGCTCGCCCTCATATCCTCCGAAAACTTTGCCGGCACCTTCAGCGGCCAGTTCTTCGGGCCGAGTGCGCAGGAAGTGGGCGCGACCTACCAGGCGCAGCGGGCAAGCGACGGTGCCATCACGGTCGGCACGATCATGGGCCGTTCCACCGGCGCGGGCGGTGGCAACACCAGCTTCGCAAACCTGACCAGCGGTCAGTTTTTCAACGGCGAGGCGCGCTATGTCGAGTTCGACGCCAACGGAAAGAGCGGCCCTGCCACCATCACCGGCAGCGGCGAGGCGGACTTCCGCGTCGGCTACACGACCCAGCAGGGCGGCCTCTACCACTTCTTCCGCCCGCAGCGCACGGTCGCCAAGTTCATGCCCGATGACAGCGGTCCGCAAACCCTTATCCAGGCATATGCCGGAAGCTTCCAGTCCGACAGTTCCCAGGGCTGGCTGCAGTATGGCTACATGGATTACATCTCGCCCGGGCGGTGGGTGTACAAGGACGGCGACAATTACCGCTTCGACGAATTCATCTTCGGCTTCGACACCAGCGCCGCCAACCTGCCTACGGGCGAAGCGGGCTACCGTGTCGACCTCGGCGGCACGGCCTTCCTGAGTGGGCAGACTCCGTTCGCGCTGACCGGGCAGGGTTCCATCGCGGTCGATTTCGCAAGCGGTATGCTCAACGGCAGCGGCGCCATTCGCAATTACGATACGTTTGCGACCATCGGCACCTGGAACGGGTCCGGCGCCATCGGATCGGGGACGAGCGATTTTGCCGGTGCCTGGAACGTGACCGGTGAGAACGGCGCGCCCGACATGACAGGAGACTGGTCCGGCGGCCTCTTCGGTCCGGCAGCAGAGGAAATCGGCGCGACCTACAGCGCGTCGGCCGCCGACGGCTCGCGGATCGCCGGCGTCATCTACGGTGACCGTGACGATGGCGTCATCGCCGCCGGAACGCCGCTGGCCGATCTAACCACCAGGACCACTTTCGATCTCTCGCCGACTGCCACGCGGGAAGATCGCGGCGGTGGCGAATATTCGCTTTCGCGGGGCTCGACGCTGGTAACCTACGACCCCGCGACGGACACCTACTCCATCGCGAAAGACCCCAATGCGGGGAATTTCGGGTACGATTCCATGGATGTCCAGTTCTCGGAAACCCGCCGTGTCGATGCGGAAAGCAGCGACAGCTATATCGTCTACCGCAAGAACGGAGACGAACTGCGGGTGCTGAATTTCCGCAGCGACAATCCCGTCATCGATCTCACCTACGTCACTTTTGCCGAAGTCACGCAGCGCACAACGGACTTCGGCGGCAACGCGTTGACCAATCGCTACTGGTCGGTCTGGGGTGACCGCACACCCGATGGCAACATGCCGCGGTCCGGTTCCGCAAGTTACAGCGGCGTGGTGGCCGGGGGCGGTTACGTACAGAACTATTCCAACGATGCCCGCATTTACGGCACGCTCGATATGACGGTGCGCTTCGGCGATTCGTCGTTCCTCGCCTCCATGGGGCTGGTCGCGGCCGATCGCGACGGGACGCTTGCCAATATGCAACTGGGTACCTTCGATTTCGAAGGCAACTTGTTCAATGCGCAGTTCAGCGGAGCGCGCAACGACACCGAATATTCCTATTCGATCGACGGCTGGTTCTATGGTCCGGCCGCCGACGAATTGGGCGGTGCATTCGACCTACGCCGCGACAACGCGACCGACCTGCCCGGGATCGACATCAACGGCGTGTTCGTCGGCGAGCGCAACTGA
- the uvrA gene encoding excinuclease ABC subunit UvrA has translation MALTKISVRGAREHNLKGVDIDLPRDALIVITGLSGSGKSSLAFDTIYAEGQRRYVESLSAYARQFLEMMQKPDVEHIDGLSPAISIEQKTTSRNPRSTVATVTEIYDYMRLLWARVGVPYSPATGEPIEAQTVSNMVDRVMALPEGTRLYLLAPVVRGRKGEYRRELAEWQKAGFTRVRIDGEFYAIEEAPALDKKFKHDIEVVVDRLAVKEGLETRLADSFETALKLAEGLAYVDLADTTVAALGAGPSTGSGRAEPGATSAQPEPVEGLGKTSGMKGTGLPANRIVFSEKFACPVSGFTIEEVEPRLFSFNAPQGACPTCDGIGEKQLFDPQLVVPNEMLTLKKGAVVPWAKSNPPSPYYMQVLGSLAKEYGFDLTTPWQDLDPEHRDVILHGTKGKRVPLTFKDGRKQYTVNKPFEGVIGNLNRRMLQTESAWMREELSKYQTAQPCETCGGKRLNEKALSVKIPGPSGVTDIATPTKMSVADAKAWFLGLEAHLTDQQQQIARAILKEINERLGFLDNVGLDYLNLDRTSGTLSGGESQRIRLASQIGSGLSGVLYVLDEPSIGLHQRDNDRLLETLKRLRDLGNTVIVVEHDEDAIRTADHVVDLGPGAGVRGGEVVAQGTLKQVLRSKKSLTADYLTGRREIAIPATRRKGNGHSLTVHGARANNLKDVTASIPLGTFTCVTGVSGSGKSSFTIDTLYASAARTLNNARVIAGAHDKVTGLEYCDKVIEIDQSPIGRTPRSNPATYTGAFTQIRDWFAGLPESQARGYKPGRFSFNVKGGRCEACQGDGLIKIEMHFLPDVYVTCEECHGKRYNRETLEVKFKGHSIADVLDMTIEDAETFFKAVPPIRDKMHMLNEVGLGYVKVGQQATTLSGGEAQRVKLAKELSKRSTGQTLYILDEPTTGLHFEDVRKLLEVLQRLVDQGNSVIVIEHNLDVIKTADYILDLGPEGGVRGGEVVAAGTPEEVVEEPRSFTGQYLRPLLNRRAEAAE, from the coding sequence ATGGCACTTACCAAGATCTCCGTGCGGGGCGCCCGCGAGCATAATCTCAAGGGCGTCGATATCGACCTGCCGCGCGATGCGCTGATCGTGATCACCGGCCTGTCGGGCTCGGGCAAGAGCTCGCTCGCCTTCGACACGATCTATGCCGAAGGGCAGCGGCGCTATGTCGAGAGCCTGTCCGCCTACGCGCGCCAGTTCCTGGAGATGATGCAGAAGCCCGATGTGGAGCATATCGACGGGCTTTCGCCGGCCATCTCGATCGAGCAGAAGACGACCAGCCGCAATCCGCGCTCGACCGTGGCGACCGTCACCGAGATTTACGACTACATGCGCCTGCTGTGGGCGCGGGTGGGCGTGCCCTATTCGCCTGCCACGGGCGAGCCGATCGAGGCGCAGACCGTCTCCAACATGGTCGACCGGGTTATGGCATTGCCCGAAGGCACGCGGCTCTACCTGCTCGCGCCGGTCGTGCGCGGGCGCAAGGGCGAATACCGTCGCGAGCTGGCCGAATGGCAGAAGGCCGGCTTCACGCGCGTGAGGATCGACGGCGAATTCTACGCCATCGAGGAAGCGCCCGCGCTCGACAAGAAGTTCAAGCACGACATCGAGGTGGTGGTGGACCGGCTGGCGGTAAAGGAAGGGCTGGAAACGCGCCTCGCCGACAGTTTCGAAACCGCGCTGAAGCTGGCCGAAGGGCTGGCCTATGTCGATCTGGCGGATACGACGGTGGCCGCGCTGGGTGCCGGTCCTTCGACCGGCTCAGGACGAGCGGAACCTGGCGCCACATCCGCTCAGCCTGAGCCTGTCGAAGGCCTTGGCAAAACCTCCGGGATGAAAGGCACCGGGCTGCCCGCGAACCGCATCGTCTTTTCCGAGAAATTCGCCTGCCCGGTAAGCGGCTTTACCATCGAGGAGGTCGAGCCGCGCCTGTTCTCGTTCAACGCGCCGCAGGGGGCCTGCCCCACGTGCGACGGGATCGGCGAGAAGCAGCTTTTCGACCCCCAGCTGGTCGTGCCGAACGAGATGCTGACGCTGAAGAAAGGCGCGGTCGTGCCGTGGGCGAAGAGCAATCCGCCGTCGCCCTATTACATGCAGGTGCTCGGCAGCCTGGCGAAGGAATACGGCTTCGACCTCACCACGCCGTGGCAGGACCTTGACCCGGAACATCGCGACGTCATCCTGCACGGCACGAAGGGCAAGCGCGTGCCGCTCACCTTCAAGGACGGGCGCAAGCAGTACACGGTCAACAAGCCGTTCGAAGGCGTGATCGGCAATCTCAACCGCCGCATGCTGCAGACCGAAAGCGCGTGGATGCGCGAGGAGCTGTCGAAGTACCAGACCGCGCAGCCGTGCGAGACTTGCGGCGGCAAGCGCCTCAACGAAAAGGCGCTGTCGGTGAAGATCCCGGGGCCTTCCGGCGTCACCGACATCGCCACGCCCACGAAGATGAGCGTCGCCGATGCGAAGGCGTGGTTCCTCGGGCTGGAGGCGCACCTGACCGACCAGCAGCAGCAGATCGCCCGCGCGATCCTGAAGGAAATCAACGAGCGGCTGGGCTTTCTCGACAATGTCGGGCTCGATTACCTCAACCTCGACCGGACCAGCGGTACGCTGTCCGGCGGGGAGAGCCAGCGCATCCGCCTCGCCAGCCAGATCGGCAGCGGGCTCTCGGGCGTGCTCTACGTGCTCGACGAACCGAGCATCGGCCTCCACCAGCGCGACAACGACCGGCTGCTGGAGACGCTCAAACGCCTGCGCGACCTCGGCAACACGGTGATCGTGGTGGAGCATGACGAAGACGCGATCCGCACCGCCGACCACGTGGTCGACCTCGGCCCCGGCGCGGGTGTGCGCGGGGGCGAGGTGGTGGCGCAGGGCACGCTGAAGCAGGTGCTGCGAAGCAAGAAGAGCCTGACCGCGGACTACCTCACCGGCCGGCGGGAGATCGCCATCCCGGCCACCCGCCGCAAGGGTAACGGCCACAGCCTCACCGTGCACGGCGCACGGGCGAACAACCTCAAGGACGTGACCGCCTCCATCCCGCTCGGCACGTTCACCTGCGTCACCGGCGTGTCGGGCAGCGGCAAGTCGAGCTTCACCATCGACACGCTCTACGCCTCGGCCGCGCGCACGCTCAACAACGCGCGGGTCATCGCGGGCGCGCACGACAAGGTCACCGGCCTCGAATATTGCGACAAGGTGATCGAGATCGACCAGTCGCCCATCGGCCGCACGCCGCGCAGCAACCCGGCGACCTACACCGGCGCCTTCACCCAGATCCGCGACTGGTTCGCCGGCCTGCCGGAAAGCCAGGCGCGCGGGTACAAGCCCGGCCGCTTCAGCTTCAATGTGAAGGGCGGCCGGTGCGAGGCGTGCCAGGGCGACGGGCTGATTAAGATCGAGATGCACTTCCTGCCCGACGTCTACGTCACGTGCGAGGAATGCCACGGCAAACGCTACAACCGCGAAACGCTGGAGGTGAAGTTCAAGGGCCACTCCATCGCCGACGTGCTCGACATGACGATCGAGGATGCGGAAACCTTCTTCAAGGCCGTGCCCCCCATCCGCGACAAGATGCACATGCTGAACGAGGTCGGCCTCGGCTACGTCAAGGTAGGTCAGCAGGCGACCACGCTGTCGGGCGGGGAGGCGCAGCGGGTGAAGCTGGCGAAGGAGCTGTCGAAGCGCAGCACCGGGCAGACGCTCTACATCCTCGACGAGCCGACCACGGGCCTGCATTTCGAGGATGTCCGCAAGCTCCTCGAAGTGCTGCAGCGGCTGGTCGACCAGGGCAATTCTGTCATCGTCATCGAGCACAATCTGGATGTCATCAAGACGGCGGATTACATTCTCGACCTTGGCCCGGAAGGCGGGGTCAGGGGCGGGGAGGTGGTCGCGGCGGGGACACCGGAAGAGGTGGTCGAGGAGCCGCGCAGCTTCACCGGCCAGTACCTTCGCCCGCTACTGAACCGCCGGGCGGAAGCGGCCGAATGA
- a CDS encoding septal ring lytic transglycosylase RlpA family protein, with product MTALSAAAFALVAPLTQAEVALAEEPAALVDTAATAGFDAAFGSVPAPAAEPVAIPEHAVDLETIEPPIEAVPAATAIAGGRASYYGRRFHGRRTASGEAFNMNAMTAAHRTLPFGTRVRVTNTRTGASVIVRINDRGPFHGNRVIDVSRAAAGELGLIRSGTGTVSLEVLD from the coding sequence ATGACCGCACTATCTGCCGCAGCCTTCGCGCTGGTGGCTCCGCTCACCCAGGCCGAGGTCGCGCTGGCGGAGGAGCCTGCCGCGCTGGTCGACACCGCTGCCACTGCCGGCTTCGACGCCGCCTTCGGCTCCGTCCCCGCCCCCGCCGCGGAGCCGGTCGCCATTCCCGAGCATGCCGTCGACCTCGAGACCATCGAGCCGCCGATCGAGGCAGTCCCCGCCGCAACCGCCATCGCCGGCGGCCGCGCCAGCTACTACGGTCGGCGCTTCCACGGCCGCCGCACGGCCAGCGGGGAGGCATTCAACATGAACGCCATGACCGCCGCGCACCGCACCCTGCCCTTCGGCACCCGCGTGCGCGTGACCAACACGCGGACCGGCGCCAGCGTGATCGTGCGCATCAACGACCGCGGCCCCTTCCACGGCAACCGCGTGATCGACGTCAGCCGCGCCGCCGCGGGCGAGCTCGGCCTGATCCGCTCAGGCACCGGCACCGTCAGCCTCGAGGTCCTCGACTAG
- a CDS encoding argininosuccinate synthase translates to MSDTASPAIKRVVLAYSGGLDTSVIAKWLEVERGLEVVTFTADLGQGEEVEPARQKARAMGIPDKHIFIEDLREEFARDFVFPMMRANARYEGDYLLGTSIARPLISKRLVEIARETEADAIAHGATGKGNDQVRFELSAYALDPDIKVIAPWREWDLTSRTALIAWAEKHQIAVPKDKRGESPFSTDANLLHTSSEGKVLEDPWEETPDYVYSRTANPEDAPDEPEYITIDFEKGDGVALNGEAMSPATLLEALNELGRKHGIGRLDLVENRFVGMKSRGMYETPGGEIYARAHRGIEQITLDRGAAHLKDELMPRYAELIYNGLWFSPEREMLQAAIDLSQQRVNGTVRLKLYKGNADVVGRKSADTLYSEAHVTFEDDAGAYDQRDAAGFINLNALRLKLLAKRDSR, encoded by the coding sequence ATGTCCGATACCGCCAGCCCCGCCATCAAGCGCGTCGTCCTCGCCTATTCCGGTGGGCTTGACACCTCCGTCATCGCCAAGTGGCTGGAAGTGGAACGCGGGCTGGAAGTGGTCACATTCACCGCCGATCTCGGCCAGGGCGAGGAAGTAGAGCCCGCCCGGCAGAAGGCGCGCGCCATGGGCATCCCCGACAAGCACATATTCATTGAGGATTTGCGCGAGGAGTTCGCGCGCGATTTCGTGTTCCCGATGATGCGGGCCAACGCCCGGTACGAAGGCGATTATCTGCTCGGGACCAGCATCGCCCGCCCGCTGATATCCAAGCGCCTTGTCGAAATTGCGCGGGAGACCGAGGCCGATGCGATCGCTCACGGCGCCACGGGCAAAGGCAACGACCAGGTCCGTTTCGAACTGTCCGCTTATGCGCTCGACCCGGACATCAAGGTCATCGCCCCGTGGCGCGAATGGGACCTTACCAGCCGCACCGCTCTCATCGCCTGGGCGGAAAAGCACCAGATCGCGGTGCCGAAGGACAAGCGCGGCGAGAGCCCCTTCTCGACCGATGCGAACCTGCTGCACACCTCGTCGGAGGGCAAGGTGCTGGAGGATCCGTGGGAGGAAACGCCGGACTACGTCTATTCGCGCACGGCGAACCCGGAAGACGCGCCGGATGAGCCGGAATACATCACCATCGATTTCGAGAAAGGCGACGGGGTTGCCCTGAACGGCGAGGCGATGAGCCCCGCCACCTTGCTCGAGGCGCTCAACGAGCTTGGCCGCAAGCACGGCATCGGCCGGCTCGACCTCGTCGAGAACCGCTTCGTTGGCATGAAATCGCGCGGCATGTATGAAACACCGGGGGGCGAGATCTATGCTCGGGCGCATCGCGGTATCGAGCAGATTACGCTCGACCGGGGGGCCGCACACCTCAAGGACGAGCTGATGCCGCGTTACGCGGAGCTTATCTACAACGGCCTGTGGTTCAGCCCCGAACGGGAGATGCTGCAAGCCGCAATCGACCTGTCGCAGCAGCGTGTGAATGGCACGGTCCGACTGAAGCTGTACAAGGGCAACGCCGACGTGGTCGGACGCAAGAGCGCGGATACGCTCTACTCCGAAGCGCACGTGACGTTCGAGGATGACGCCGGTGCCTACGACCAGCGGGATGCAGCCGGCTTCATCAATCTCAATGCGCTTCGCCTGAAGCTGCTCGCCAAGCGGGATTCCCGATAA
- a CDS encoding DUF1801 domain-containing protein, whose product MSDAKTQPTDVSPATFIEAIDHERKREEAKTLDALFRKVTGQEPVMWGPSIIGYGDYRTTYDSGREVHWLRTGFSPRKAKHSFYFMGGYCDEATGKLRDAQLTRLGKHTTGASCVYVNKLADIDLDVLEEIIAEDWNTMSRLYPSEG is encoded by the coding sequence ATGTCCGATGCGAAAACACAGCCCACCGATGTCTCGCCTGCAACTTTCATCGAGGCGATCGATCACGAGCGGAAGCGCGAGGAGGCGAAGACGCTGGACGCGCTTTTCCGCAAGGTCACGGGACAGGAGCCGGTGATGTGGGGGCCGTCGATCATCGGCTACGGCGACTATCGCACCACTTACGATAGCGGGCGCGAGGTGCACTGGCTGCGCACCGGGTTCAGTCCGCGAAAAGCGAAACATTCGTTCTATTTCATGGGCGGATATTGCGACGAGGCGACGGGCAAGTTGCGCGATGCACAACTGACGCGGCTGGGCAAGCACACGACTGGCGCGAGCTGCGTGTATGTCAACAAGCTGGCCGATATCGACCTTGACGTGCTGGAGGAGATCATCGCCGAAGACTGGAATACGATGAGCCGCCTCTATCCGTCGGAAGGCTGA